In one window of Corynebacterium incognita DNA:
- a CDS encoding glutamyl-tRNA reductase codes for MSVLVVGMSHRSAPVALLERLSMDETVQNTTCFKLVDTPSLSEAMIVSTCNRLEVYSVTNSFHSGVRDVVDVLSDVSGVDKDELRGYLYVRYADAGAEHMMVVASGLDSMVVGEQQIIGQVRSSYDKASQQGTVGPRLHALAQAALHTGKRVHSETSIDEAGGSMVTFAMGKALEHMGTDSLQGKTALVLGAGAMASLAATHAGKLGVDKLIIANRTFERAERVVEHSLEAGVPAEAVPFEDRAAKLAEVDIAISATGADNFTITAADLPASTAQRPLTLVDLSLPRDIDDATAEREGVHLVNIERLHKSLEDQEGSGHAEARAIVNEEVQRFASEQRVRDIVPAVSALHKRANDLVDCEMGRLQHKAPELSGAEVKEVRHALKRVVDKLLHEPTVRAKKLAADSRTVSHETALQELFGLQLEGTSVSVDVEQLPEETDMIAMSATGKDSE; via the coding sequence GTGAGTGTGCTTGTCGTAGGGATGTCCCACAGGTCGGCGCCGGTGGCGCTACTTGAGCGGCTGAGCATGGATGAAACCGTGCAGAACACGACGTGCTTCAAGCTCGTGGACACGCCCTCGCTCTCCGAGGCCATGATTGTATCCACCTGCAATCGCCTCGAAGTCTACTCCGTGACTAATTCCTTCCACTCCGGCGTGCGCGACGTTGTGGACGTACTGAGCGACGTGTCCGGCGTGGATAAAGACGAGCTGCGCGGCTACCTTTATGTCCGTTACGCAGATGCCGGCGCCGAGCACATGATGGTCGTGGCCTCCGGCCTGGATTCCATGGTCGTCGGTGAGCAACAGATCATCGGTCAAGTGCGCAGCTCCTACGACAAGGCCAGCCAGCAGGGGACCGTGGGCCCGCGCCTGCACGCCCTGGCGCAGGCGGCGCTGCACACCGGCAAGCGCGTCCATTCCGAGACCTCCATCGACGAGGCTGGCGGCTCCATGGTCACCTTCGCCATGGGCAAGGCCCTAGAACACATGGGGACCGACAGCCTGCAGGGCAAGACGGCCCTCGTGCTGGGCGCCGGCGCCATGGCGTCGCTCGCCGCCACGCACGCGGGCAAGCTGGGCGTGGACAAGCTCATCATCGCCAACCGCACCTTCGAGCGCGCCGAGCGCGTGGTGGAGCACTCCCTGGAGGCCGGGGTTCCTGCCGAGGCCGTCCCGTTCGAGGACCGCGCCGCGAAGCTCGCCGAGGTGGACATCGCTATCTCCGCCACCGGCGCAGACAACTTCACCATCACCGCTGCCGATCTTCCCGCCAGCACGGCGCAGCGCCCCCTCACACTGGTGGATCTCTCCCTCCCGCGCGACATCGACGACGCCACCGCCGAGCGCGAGGGCGTCCACCTCGTCAACATTGAGCGCCTGCACAAGTCGTTGGAAGACCAGGAGGGCTCCGGCCATGCTGAGGCCCGCGCCATCGTCAACGAGGAGGTGCAGCGCTTCGCCTCTGAACAGCGTGTGCGCGATATCGTCCCCGCGGTTTCCGCGCTGCACAAGCGCGCCAACGATCTCGTCGACTGCGAGATGGGCCGCCTGCAGCACAAGGCGCCCGAGCTTTCCGGCGCCGAGGTCAAGGAGGTGCGCCACGCCCTCAAACGGGTCGTCGACAAGCTCCTCCACGAGCCAACGGTGCGCGCGAAGAAGCTCGCCGCGGATTCGCGTACGGTAAGCCATGAGACCGCCCTACAGGAGCTCTTTGGCCTGCAGCTGGAGGGCACTTCAGTCTCAGTAGATGTTGAGCAGCTGCCCGAAGAAACAGACATGATCGCGATGAGCGCCACCGGAAAGGACTCCGAATAA
- a CDS encoding 30S ribosomal protein bS22: MGSVIKKRRKRMSKKKHRKMLRRTRVQRRKLGK, encoded by the coding sequence ATGGGTTCTGTTATCAAGAAGCGCCGCAAGCGCATGTCCAAGAAGAAGCACCGCAAGATGCTGCGCCGCACCCGCGTGCAGCGTCGTAAGCTCGGCAAGTAA
- a CDS encoding glutaredoxin family protein, with amino-acid sequence MVRTTCGSCERVREQIRPVVAAAGAEFQVRNVDEDAELAMEYGDRVPVVVIDGEEFACWEVDNDELAAELAVS; translated from the coding sequence ATGGTGCGCACCACGTGCGGATCGTGCGAGCGAGTGCGGGAGCAGATCCGGCCGGTGGTCGCGGCGGCGGGCGCCGAGTTTCAGGTGCGTAACGTGGACGAGGACGCGGAGCTGGCCATGGAATACGGGGACCGGGTTCCTGTTGTGGTGATCGACGGCGAAGAGTTCGCGTGCTGGGAAGTGGATAACGACGAGCTGGCTGCGGAGCTAGCCGTTTCGTAA
- the hemC gene encoding hydroxymethylbilane synthase, with product MTAPNETLKLGTRGSVLARTQTGHVKSWLEEQGYPAELEIVTTAGDVNMAPVERIGVGVFTQALREALQAGQCRVAVHSFKDLPTAADERFELIVPQRQDSREALVARDGLTLAELPEGARVGTSAPRRISQLKAMRPDLDIRPLRGNIDTRMGKVTSGELDAVVLAYAGLVRAGEGYAARATQVFDPEEFMPAPAQGALAIEANVADADAVAAIRSIRDEVAQSAAGAERRVLSRLEAGCTAPVAATSVVDGDELTVRGGVFALDGSRQIVKESTGPLSAALAIGDAVAEALFAAGATELLG from the coding sequence GTGACTGCCCCGAACGAGACATTGAAACTTGGCACCCGCGGATCCGTCCTCGCGCGCACGCAGACCGGGCACGTGAAGTCGTGGCTGGAGGAGCAGGGCTATCCCGCCGAGTTGGAAATCGTGACCACCGCCGGTGACGTGAACATGGCGCCCGTGGAGCGCATCGGCGTTGGCGTGTTCACCCAGGCGCTGCGCGAGGCGCTGCAGGCCGGTCAGTGCCGGGTGGCGGTGCACTCGTTCAAGGACCTACCCACTGCGGCTGACGAGCGCTTCGAGCTCATCGTGCCGCAGCGCCAGGACTCCCGCGAGGCGCTGGTGGCCCGCGACGGCCTCACCCTGGCCGAGCTGCCCGAGGGCGCGCGCGTGGGTACCTCCGCGCCGCGCCGCATCTCGCAGCTCAAGGCCATGCGCCCCGATCTGGACATCCGTCCGCTGCGCGGCAACATTGATACCCGCATGGGCAAGGTGACCTCTGGCGAGCTCGACGCCGTCGTGTTGGCGTACGCCGGCCTGGTGCGCGCGGGAGAGGGCTACGCGGCGCGCGCCACGCAGGTCTTTGACCCGGAGGAGTTCATGCCGGCTCCCGCCCAGGGCGCGCTGGCTATCGAGGCTAATGTCGCGGACGCCGACGCCGTGGCGGCCATCCGTTCCATCCGCGACGAGGTCGCCCAATCCGCGGCCGGCGCCGAGCGCCGCGTGCTGTCTCGCCTGGAGGCTGGTTGCACCGCCCCGGTGGCCGCCACCTCGGTGGTGGACGGCGATGAGCTGACGGTGCGCGGCGGCGTGTTCGCCCTCGACGGCTCCCGCCAGATCGTCAAGGAATCCACGGGCCCGCTTTCCGCTGCCCTCGCTATCGGCGACGCCGTGGCCGAGGCCCTGTTCGCCGCCGGCGCCACCGAGCTTCTGGGATAG
- a CDS encoding HAD-IB family hydrolase: MPDSPHEFLAYWATTRGNLRNFIEKAALPPLDEQAQRAAGEAAAEAAVAEVFGLELKDFSSGVDSVSGAINNAGGFRITAPEPHVPQDVGAAAFFDVDNTLIQGSSIVLFAMGLFKRRFFRVREILPIAWKQLKYRLSGSENAADVAAGRVQALEFIKGRRVDELVDICEEIVATQMQHRAYPGTRELAQMHLDAGHQVWLVSATPVQIAQLLAKRFGFTGALGTVAEVEDGRFTGRLVGDILHGPGKKHAVAALAAVEKLDLKRCTAYSDSANDVPMLSMVGTAVAINPDRRLKKLATQRGWLVRDYRSVRKAVRTYGLPTLVTTALSARAWMRWRRQTQHPTG; this comes from the coding sequence ATGCCCGACTCCCCGCACGAGTTCCTCGCCTACTGGGCGACGACCCGGGGCAACCTGCGCAACTTCATCGAGAAGGCGGCGCTGCCCCCGCTGGACGAGCAGGCCCAACGCGCCGCCGGCGAGGCCGCCGCGGAGGCCGCCGTGGCCGAGGTGTTCGGCCTGGAGCTCAAAGATTTCAGCTCCGGCGTGGACTCCGTCTCCGGCGCCATCAACAACGCGGGCGGCTTCCGCATCACCGCTCCGGAGCCGCACGTACCCCAAGATGTGGGCGCGGCCGCGTTCTTCGACGTGGACAACACGCTGATCCAGGGCTCGTCCATCGTGTTGTTCGCGATGGGTCTATTCAAGCGCCGCTTCTTCCGCGTGCGGGAGATCCTCCCCATCGCGTGGAAGCAACTGAAATACCGGCTGTCGGGCTCGGAGAACGCTGCCGACGTGGCCGCGGGGCGCGTGCAGGCGCTCGAGTTCATCAAGGGCCGCCGCGTGGACGAACTAGTGGACATCTGCGAGGAGATCGTCGCCACCCAGATGCAGCACCGCGCCTACCCCGGCACACGCGAGCTGGCGCAGATGCACCTCGACGCCGGACACCAGGTCTGGCTGGTCTCCGCCACGCCGGTACAAATCGCGCAGCTGTTGGCCAAGCGCTTCGGCTTCACCGGGGCTCTCGGTACGGTGGCGGAGGTGGAAGACGGCCGGTTTACCGGGCGCCTAGTGGGCGACATCCTGCACGGCCCGGGCAAGAAGCACGCGGTGGCGGCGCTCGCGGCCGTCGAGAAGCTGGACCTTAAGAGGTGCACCGCGTACTCGGACTCCGCGAACGACGTCCCCATGCTCTCCATGGTGGGTACCGCGGTGGCCATCAACCCCGACCGCCGATTGAAGAAGCTAGCGACGCAGCGCGGCTGGCTGGTGCGCGACTATCGCAGTGTGCGCAAGGCTGTGCGGACCTATGGGCTACCGACGCTCGTCACCACAGCGTTGTCCGCACGGGCCTGGATGCGGTGGCGCCGCCAAACACAACACCCCACCGGCTGA